One genomic window of Cuculus canorus isolate bCucCan1 chromosome 11, bCucCan1.pri, whole genome shotgun sequence includes the following:
- the DAG1 gene encoding dystroglycan 1 — MTVGCLLQPPFLGRTWLPVLLLAASAHCHWPSEPAEVVRDWENQLEASMHSVLSDLRETVPAVVGIPDSSAVVGRFFRVSIPTDLIASNGEIVQISEAGKDSLPPWLHWNTESSSLEGLPLDTDKGVHYISVTTLQPFPNGSYVPQTANVFSIEVHQEDHNEPQSVRVSVQDMGDTAPFVCGSEEPVTILTVILDADLTKMTPKQRIELLNRMRSFSEVELHNMKLVPVVNNRLFDMSAFMAGPGNAKKVVENGALLSWKLGCSLSQNSVPNISKVEAPAKEGTMSARLGYPVVGWHIANKKPHLPKRMRRQINATPTPLTAIGPPTTAMQEPPTRIVPTPTSPAIAPPTETTAPPVREPIPLPRKPTVTIRTRGPIVQTPTLGPIQPTRVAEGTGTASVPIRPTMPGYVEPTAVITPPTTTTKKPRVSTLKPATPSTTDSSTATTRRPTRRPKTPRPTKPPSTTRSPISKLTTASPPSRVRTTASGIPRPWEPNEPPKLTNHIDRVDAWEGTYFEVKIPSDTFYDKEDTTTDKLQLTLKLKEQQMIEENSWVQFNSTSQLMYGLPDHNHIGKHEYFMYATDKGGLFAVDAFEIHVHKRPHRDKSPVKFKARLEGDHNAVVSDINKKIMLVKKLALAFGDRNSSTITLQDIAKGSIVVEWTNNTLPLEPCPREQIRTLSRKIADDSGGPSPAFSNILQPEFKPLNVSVVGSGSCKHIQFIPVTKDGRVISEATPTVAAGKDPEKSSEDDVYLHTVIPAVVVAAILLVAGIIAMICYRKKRKGKLTIEDQATFIKKGVPIIFADELDDSKPPPSSSMPLILQEEKAPLPPPEYPNQSMPETTPLNQDTIGEYTPLRDEDPNAPPYQPPPPFTAPMEGKGSRPKNMTPYRSPPPYVPP, encoded by the exons ATGACTGTTGGAtgcctcctgcagccccctttCCTGGGGAGGACTTggctccctgtgctgctgctggctgcctctgctcACTGCCACTGGCCCAGTGAGCCGGCAGAAGTCGTTCGGGACTGGGAAAACCAGCTGGAGGCCTCCATGCACTCCGTGCTCTCGGACCTGCGAGAGACTGTGCCGGCCGTGGTGGGCATACCGGACAGCTCTGCCGTGGTGGGACGCTTCTTcagagtctccatccccacagATTTAATTGCTTCCAATGGAGAAATTGTCCAG ATCTCTGAAGCTGGGAAGGACTCTTTGCCTCCTTGGTTACACTGGAACACGGAGAGCAGCTCCCTGGAAGGGCTGCCCCTGGACACAGACAAGGGCGTCCACTACATCTCAGTGACCACGCTACAGCCCTTCCCAAACGGGAGCTACGTACCGCAGACTGCAAACGTCTTCTCCATTGAGGTCCACCAAGAAGACCACAACGAGCCTCAGTCGGTGCGAGTGTCTGTCCAAGACATGGGTGACACAGCGCCATTCGTGTGTGGCTCAGAAGAGCCGGTCACTATCCTGACTGTCATTTTGGACGCCGACTTAACAAAAATGACACCAAAGCAGAGGATTGAACTCTTAAACAGAATGAGAAGCTTCTCCGAAGTGGAACTTCATAACATGAAGTTGGTTCCTGTTGTAAATAACAGACTCTTTGACATGTCAGCCTTCATGGCTGGACCAGGAAATGCAAAGAAGGTGGTGGAAAACGGGGCCTTACTCTCATGGAAACTGGGATGTTCTCTGAGCCAAAACAGTGTCCCCAACATCAGCAAGGTGGAGGCTCCAGCAAAGGAAGGAACCATGTCTGCCCGCCTTGGCTACCCTGTTGTTGGCTGGCACATTGCTAACAAGAAACCTCACCTCCCAAAGAGGATGCGGCGGCAGATCAATGCCACCCCGACGCCCTTGACTGCCATCGGGCCACCCACCACCGCCATGCAGGAACCACCCACCAGGATTGTCCCCACCCCTACGTCACCCGCCATCGCGCCTCCCACGGAAACGACAGCACCCCCTGTCCGGGAGCCCATACCACTGCCAAGGAAGCCCACAGTCACCATCAGAACGAGGGGCCCCATTGTCCAGACTCCCACTCTGGGGCCGATCCAGCCAACCAGGGTAGCAGAAGGCACTGGTACAGCCTCCGTGCCGATTCGCCCCACAATGCCCGGCTATGTAGAGCCCACAGCGGTGATCACACCACCCACAACCACCACCAAGAAACCGAGAGTCTCCACGCTGAAGCCAGCCACGCCGTCCACAACAGATTCCTCCACAGCGACAACACGAAGGCCTACTCGAAGACCCAAAACGCCCCGTCCGACGAAGCCTCCCAGCACGACCAGATCCCCCATCTCCAAGCTGACAACAGCCTCCCCACCAAGCCGTGTACGCACCACGGCGAGCGGGATCCCCCGGCCCTGGGAGCCAAATGAGCCACCCAAGCTGACGAACCACATCGACAGGGTCGACGCGTGGGAGGGCACCTACTTTGAGGTTAAAATACCATCGGATACCTTCTACGACAAGGAAGATACCACCACTGACAAACTGCAGCTGACTTTGAAGCTCAAGGAGCAGCAGATGATAGAGGAGAATTCGTGGGTCCAGTTCAACAGCACCAGCCAGCTCATGTACGGGCTGCCGGACCACAACCACATCGGGAAGCACGAGTACTTCATGTACGCAACTGACAAAGGCGGGCTTTTCGCTGTGGATGCTTTCGAAATCCACGTCCACAAACGCCCGCACAGAGACAAGTCTCCGGTgaagttcaaggccaggctggaaggagACCACAACGCGGTGGTGAGCGACATCAATAAGAAGATCATGCTGGTGAAGAAGCTGGCTCTGGCGTTTGGCGACAGGAACAGCAGCACCATCACGCTGCAGGACATCGCCAAAGGCTCCATCGTGGTGGAGTGGACGAACAACACACTGCCCCTGGAGCCCTGCCCCCGGGAGCAGATCCGGACTTTGAGCAGAAAAATCGCGGATGACTCAGGCGGGCCGAGCCCGGCCTTCTCCAACATCTTGCAGCCCGAGTTCAAGCCTCTGAACGTGTCAGTGGTCGGCTCCGGCAGCTGCAAGCACATCCAGTTCATCCCTGTGACGAAGGACGGCAGGGTGATCTCGGAGGCAACGCCGACGGTGGCGGCGGGCAAAGACCCCGAGAAGAGCAGTGAGGACGACGTGTACCTGCACACGGTCATCCCTGCCGTGGTGGTGGCCGCCATCCTCCTCGTGGCAGGCATCATCGCCATGATCTGCTACCgcaagaagaggaaagggaagctgACCATCGAAGACCAGGCCACCTTCATAAAGAAAGGTGTACCCATCATCTTTGCCGACGAGCTGGACGACTCCAAGCCTCCACCGTCCTCCAGCATGCCCCTCATCCTCCAGGAGGAGAAagccccgctgcccccgccGGAGTACCCTAACCAGAGCATGCCGGAGACCACGCCGCTCAACCAGGACACCATCGGAGAGTACACGCCGCTGCGGGACGAGGACCCCAACGCGCCACCCTACCAGCCACCCCCCCCGTTCACCGCACCCATGGAGGGGAAAGGCTCCCGCCCCAAGAACATGACCCCGTACAGGTCCCCGCCGCCCTATGTCCCCCCTTAA